ATCCATTAATTATACCCGGGAAATCAATAATTGAAAGTATTCTTAAAAATGACATTTTACTTTATTTCCCATATCATTCATTTAACTATTTTATTGATTTGCTTCGGGAAGCATCAATTGACCCAAAAGTAAAATCGATTAAAATAACATTATACAGATTAGCAAACAACTCAAATGTTATTAGTGCATTAATTAATGCCGCAAGAAATGGGAAGCAGGTTACAGCTTTACTGGAGCTACAGGCTCGTTTCGACGAAGAAGCTAACATTAAGTACGGAAACATTCTTCGCGAAGAAGGAGTTAGAGTTCTGTACGGTGTTCCAGGATTAAAAGTTCATGCAAAGCTTTGTTTAATTGAACGCACAGAAGGTAGAGAATCTACATATATTGCTTGTTTAGGTACTGGTAATTTTAACGAATCTACAGCCAGACTATATACCGATACAATGATTTTAACTGCCGACAAAAAAATAACAAAAGAAATAACTAAGATTATAGATTTTTTTAACAGAACATATCAAAAAGAACAGTTTTATCATTTGTTTGTTTCACCATTTAACACTCGGCAAAAACTCAATAAATTAATTACTACCGAAATCGAAAATGCTCAAAAAGGTTTACCTGCTTATATTCATTTAAAATTAAATAATTTAGTTGACATAGAAATAATTAATTTATTAAATCAGGCAGCAAAAGCAGGTGTTGAAATAAAACTTAACATCAGAGGAATGTTTTCTTTAAAAACAGAACATAGCTCGAAAATAAAGGCAATTGGCGTTGTTGACAACTACCTCGAACATAGTAGAATTTTTATCTTCTGTAATGGTGGCGACGAAAAATATTTTATTTCATCAGCAGATTTAATGACACGTAATATCGATCGCAGAATTGAAATAGTTTGTCCTATATACAGTAAAAACATTCAGAAACAACTAAGATTAATTTTCGACAATTGCTTTAAAGAAAATGTAAAAGCAAGACTTTTAGATGACAAATTATCTAACAAACTTATTGAAATAAAGAAAAACGAAAGCCCGTATCGCTCTCAATTCGAGTTGTACAAGGTACTGGAACAATTTCACAAGACTGAAGCCACGAGCTAAATTACTTTTAGAGCTATTCCAATTCCTGTAAATACTTTTTTATTGTATTTTCTAATCCAAAATACAATGCATCACTTATTAAAGCATGCCCTATTGAAACTTCTTTTAAATTCTGAACATTGTTAGAGAAATACTTCAAATTATCTAAATTTAAATCATGTCCAGCATTAATGCCTAATCCTACTTTATTTGCAATTTTTGCTGCTTCAATAAAAGGGGCAATAGCTCTTTCCTTATTTAAAAAATAATTTGCAGCATAAGGTTCAGTATATAATTCTATTCTGTCAGTTCCTGTTTGTAATGCATTTTCAATATTTGCAGGTTTTGTATCAACAAAAATTGAAGTTCTTATCTCGGCAACCTTAAATCTGTGTATCACATCAAATAAAAAACTTTTGTTTTTAACTGTATCCCAACCTGAATTTGAGGTAAGTGCATCAGGAGGATCAGGAACTAAAGTAACCTGATCAGGCTTAACATTAATTACCATTCTTATAAATTCTTCGCTGGGATAGCCTTCAATATTAAATTCTGTTTTAACATTCTCTTTTAAAATATAAACATCAGAAAATCTTATATGACGCTGATCTGGTCTTGGATGAACAGTTATTCCCTGAGCTCCGAATCTTTCACAATCTAAAGCAACCTTTAATACATCTGGTACATTTCCTCCTCTGGCATTTCTAAGTGTTGCAATTTTATTTATATTTACACTCAATCTTGTCATGACATTTTTTTCGGTAAAGTTATTGTATAATTGAGCATTTTAAAAACTATGCACGCAAAAGATTTAATTTCTGATATAGTTCCTGCGCTTAAGACCTCAGACACAGGAATTCAGGCTCTTAATTGGATGGAGATATTCCGTATTTCGCATATGCCAATAGTTAATAATTCAGAATTTTTAGGACTAATCTCCGATTCTGATATTTTTGACCTTAATATGGCAGAAGAATCAATCGGTAATCATAAACTATCCTTATTTAGTCCATTTGTTACTGAAAACCAACATATTTACGAAGTAATAGAAATGGTTGCTCAACTAAAACTAACTATTATTCCGGTTCTTAATAACAATAAAGAATATATAGGTTTAATTACATTGCACGATTTACTTCAGGGTTTTGCAAAAGTTACAGCAGTTGATAAGCATGGTGCAATCATAATTCTGGAAATGAATGTAAATGACTATTTTTTATCAGAAATCACCCAAATAGTTGAAAGCGAGAATGCTAAAATTTTAAGTTTGTATGTTTACGATTCTGAAAATTCATCAAAAATTGAAGTTACTCTAAAACTTAATACAAACGACGCAACAAGAATTCTGCAATCGTTTAACAGATATAACTATAATGTAAAAGCTTCATATATGGAAGACAACGACATGACTAATTTATATCAAAATCGGTTTGATGAATTTATGAGGTATTTGAATATCTGAAAATGCGATTAATTTTTCTCTTTTTCTTTATTCCACTTATATCCAGTTCACAATCATTTTTGCTGAATAAAATTGAAATTTCCGGAAATAATAAAACACGTGAAAAAATAATTTTACGAGAATTACCATTTAAATCGGGCGATACAATTTTTGTTGACAAATTACCCGAACAATTAAAAAAAGCAAAGGATAACCTTCTTAACACATCACTTTTTAATTTTGCAGAAGTCGACACTTTTGGATTAACAAATAACACAATAAACATTTCAATAAATGTAATTGAACGATGGTATTTATGGCCAATTCCAATATTTGAACAAGCTTCAAGAAATTTCAACTCCTGGTTAGACGAACGTGATTTTAAGAAAGTAAATTACGGGTTATTTCTGGCTCAATCAAACTTCAGAGGGAGAAACGAATTACTTCGGTTTGTTTTCAGACGTGGCTTTCGTGAACAATATGGGTTTGCTTACTCTGTTCCGGGTATTGACAAAAAACAAAAATTAGGTTTTGAGGTTAAATTTTTATACTACAAACAAAGAAAAGTAGCTTATTCAACAATAGACAATAAACCTGCTTATTTCGCAACAGACAATTATAATTACCAAAATTCTTCATCATCTATCAGCTTCACTTACCGTCCCGGAATATATAATTGGCATAGCGCAGAAGTATCTTACAATAACCACTTTATAACCGATACTCTTTTTAAAATAAATTCATCATTTTTAGGAAGTTCTATTAAAAACACACAATATTTCTCATTATTTTACACATTTACACGAGATAAAAGAAATTCTAATTATTATCCTTTAGAAGGATATTATTTTTCTGCAAGACTCTCAAAAACAGGCTTAAATATTTTAAAAAATGAAATGAACTTTTTTACAATAAATTTTAAAGCCAGTAAATATTTTAAACTATCCAAAAGGTTTTATTTTTCTACTGCCGGACAAGCAGAGTATTCAAGCCTTAAAAAATATTCTTATTTATTTACCAGAGCTTTTGGCTATAGCAACTTTACTAAAGGCATGGAATTATATGTTATTGACGGCAACGCATTTGGGTTATTACATAATTCTTTTAGATTTCAATTAATTAAACCACATATAGTTCATTTAAGAAAAATAAAAGCAGAAAAATTTACAAAATTTCATTTTGCGTTATATACCAGTTTAAATATTGATGCTGGTTATGTTTTAAATGAGACTGAAATAACGATGCCACATTCAAACGAGTTTCTATATGGATATGGCATAGGCGTAGATTTTGTAACATATTACGATATAGTTTTCAGATTTGAATTTTCTGCAAATAAATTTGGTCAAACCGGATTATTTTTGCATTTTAACTCCCCGTTTTAAAACTAAAAATATGATTAAAAAGATTGGTCTTCACGGCAACCACATTCACCCAAATTTTTCTGAATACTTCTTATTGCTATGTAATATTATAACACATAACAATATTGATGTTTTTGTAAACCAAACATTTTTAGAGAATATAAATGATGACTATGCTAATCAAATAAATGCAAAAGGAACTTTCACTTGTTTCTACGATCTTGAACCAGATTTAGATTTAATGATTTGTATTGGCGGAGATGGAACATTTCTTGAAGCAGTGTCAATTGTTAGAACATTAAGCATACCTATTGTTGGAATTAATAGTGGACATTTAGGTTTCTTAACAAATATTTCTAAAAATGAAATAGAATCATCATTAAATGCGATTTTCTCAGACAATTTCATAATTGAAACCAGAACTTTGCTCGAATTATCAAGTGAATCTACTATTTTCCCCGACTTTAATTTTGCATTAAATGACTTAACAATACATAAATTAGACACATCATCAATGATAGCAATAAACGCTTCCGTAAATGGTGAGTTTTTAAATTGTTACAGAGCCGATGGACTTATAATCTCGACCTCAACTGGTTCAACAGCCTATTCTTTAAGTGCAGGAGGTCCAATTTTAGTTCCTAATGCAAACTGTTTTGTTATTAGCCCTATAGCACCTCATAACCTAAATGCAAGACCAATAGTTGTTCCCGACACATCAATCATAAAACTAACAATACAAAGCAGAACGGAAAATTGCTTAATATCTTTAGATCATCGTTCAATTGCAATTGACTCATCTGCAGAACTTACAATAAAAAGAGCAGATTTCAATGTTAAAATGTTACAATGTCCACAGTACAATTTTTTTAACACTTTAAGATATAAATTAATGTGGGGAGCAGACCCAAGAAATTGAGACAGTTAGGCATTTTATAAATTTTATTTAAGATTATTTTAGATTAAAATTATCATTTATATTTTGTATAAAATTTTAATTTTTCTATTTTTGATGTTTAATAACAAAAAAAGCCTTGTTGAATGAGAATAATTCTCCTAATATCTTTTTTAACAACATTATCATACTTAGCATTTTCGCAAGCTTCATCACGGTGGAAACGTATGAGATACGAAATTTATTACGGAATTGGAGCAACAAATTTTTTAGGTGAATTAGGCGGAGCAAACAGAGTTGGAACAAATTTCGTAAGAGATTTAGAGTTTAAAATGACAAGACCAGCTTTAAGTTTAGGAATTAGATATAGAATTACTGAAACTATCTCAAATAAAACAATGTTAAGCTATGGTTGGCTTCATGGCGACGACAAAACTACATCCGAAAAATTCCGTGCAAACAGGAATTTAAATTTCAAAGCAAATATTGCAGAATTTTCAACACAATTTGAATATTCCATTATTAGGGAAAAACAAGGACATCGTTATAACTTAAGACGTGTTAGAGGTATTAAAGGATTTAAAACAAATACTTATTTCTTCTTAGGTATTGGAGGTTTCTTCTATAACCCAAAAGGAAAATATGTTGATGGAACATGGCATTCTTTACAACCATTGGGAACAGAAGGTCAGGGTATTGTACCAACAAGAAAAAAATATTCCAGATTTAGCGTATGCATTCCATACGGAATTGGCTTTAAATATGGCTTAAACAGAAGATGGAATATTGGCTTAGAATATGGAATTAGAAAAACTTTTACTGATTATATTGATGATGTAAGTACTACCTACTTTGACAATACAATGGTTAGAGAATACAATGGAGATATATCGGCATATTTAGCAGATCCTTCACTAGGGGCTGTCCCTGGACAAACAAATGCATACCAACAAAGAGGCGATGCTAAAGACAAAGATTCTTATATGTTTATGGTTATCAATTTAACAGTTAAGCTTTATACAACAAGACAAGGTATGCCTAAATTCAGATAATAAAAAATGAAAAATAAAATTCTATTACTTATATTACTTTTAATAATTACAATTCCTGTTATTACATCTGCACAAAGATGGAAAAGAAGTAGGTATGAAGTTATTGGAGGCATAGGACCATCTAGTTTCTTTGGAGACTTAGGTGGTGGAAATAAAGACGGCGTTCATTTTATGGGTGATATTGACATGCAAGCAACACGTTATCATTTACTTTTAGGAATGAGATACAAATTAAAAGAAAAAGTTGCATTAAAACTTAATCTTATTTATGGACGAATACATGGTAGTGATATTTATACCGAATCAGCACAACGTTCAGCAAGAAATGTAACTTTTTCGTCGGGATTATTTGAACCATCAGTTCAATTTGAATATTCTATACTAAAAGAAAGATTAGGAACAAGATATACTTTTAAAAATTTACAAAGATTTAAATTTGTATATGTAAACACTTATGTATTTGTTGGCTTTGGAGGTATTTTATTCTATCCTAAGCCAAGTTTATCAAATGCTACTTCAAATCAAGTAAAAAAATACTCTCATTTTAATTTTGTTATTCCAATTGGAATAGGATTTAAATATGCTATTAACAGAAGAGCCTCTTTAGGATTAGAGTATGGTATGCGATACACATCTACTGATTATCTTGATGGACATTCAGATAAATATTCTAAAGCACGTGACGCATACTCTTTTCTTACAATTAACGTTACTTATAAGTTAAAAACTGCACGTAGCGGTTTGCCAAAATTCTAATTCTATTATTTTCAACATGTTTGTTAAACGGGCATTTATTATATGTTTTCTGTTCGCTACAGTTTTTAATGCCACGGCACAAAAAAACTTAGATTTTGGTTTATTCCTCGGAACTTCTTATTATCTAGGCGATTTAAATAATTCCAAGCAATTTCATAATATTCATTTTGCATATGGAGGTCTAATAAGATATAATCTAGGTTCCCGATGGGCAGTTCGTGGAAGTCTGATTAGTGGAGGCCTTTCCGGAGATGATTTAGATTTTAACTATAAATATCAACTTAATCGAAAATATACATTTTATACTCCAATTGTAGAAATAACAGGACAACTGGAACTTAACTTCTTACCATACAAAATAGGAGACAAAAAGCATAATTATACTCCATATGTTCATATCGGTGGAACTTTTTTAATAGCATCATATGCTATACAACCATATCAACCAGCAATACCTTTTGGCTTAGGATTAAAGTTTAACTTATTACCCGAAAGAGTTGGAATGGGTTTTGAATGGACATTCAGAAAAACCTTTACTGACGGATTAGATAAAGTTGTATGGCATAAACAAATGCCAACTACAACAACAGAAAATAGTTATTTAATGAGTAAACAAACAGGCTATTACCACCAACGTGATTGGTATTCTTTCTTTGGGTTATTTATAACATATCAGATTAGACAATCTGGTGCAGACTGTAACACATATCGATAATATGAATTATAAAGAACTTATCGATATAAATAAATTGCCAAAACATATTGCAATAATAATGGATGGCAATGGCAGATGGGCAAAGAAACAAGGTGGTATTAGAATTTTCGGACATCAGAATGGGGTTAAATCGGTTAATGATGTTGTTGAAGCATCAGCAGAATTAGGAATAAAATTTCTTACTCTTTATGCATTTTCAACTGAAAACTGGAACAGACCTAAACTAGAAGTTGATGCTCTAATGAATCTTTTAGTTTCTACAATAAATAATGAACTTAAAAATCTTACAAAAAACAATATAAGATTACTTGTAATTGGTAACATTTCGCAATTACCTAAAAATGTTAGAAACAAACTAATAAAAACTATTGAAACCACTTCCTCTAATACTGGGCTTACTTTGGTTTTAGCTCTTAGCTACAGCTCCAGATGGGAAATAAATGAAGCAGTTATAAATTTAGCAAAAGATATAAAAAATAACATTCTACAAATTGATGAGATTAATGAAAATTTGTTTAAAAAATATCTCTCAACATCTGAAATCCCCGACCCTGAACTATTAATCAGAACAAGTGGCGAATATAGGATTAGCAACTTTTTACTTTATCAGTTAGCATATACCGAACTATATTTTACAGATACACTTTGGCCTGATTTTACTAAAGACGACTACTATAAAGCAATTAATGATTACCAGTCTCGCGAAAGAAGATTTGGAATGACAAGTGAACAAATAATAAAACAAAATGCACAAAAGAATGATTAAGTGGGTAGCGATTTCTATTTTAGCCATTGGATTATTAATCCAAACTAATTTATCATTTGGGCAAATTATGTCATCTGAAACAGTTGATATTGACTACTCAACATCAAATTCATTTGAGTTAGGCGGAATAACAATATCCGGATTAAAATACCTTGATGAAAGTATTTTAATTAACATATCAGGCTTACAAGTCGGTGATACAATAGAAATACCCGGAGAAAAAATAACAAATGCTATAAAAAAGTTGTGGGATCAGGGACTGTTCTCTGAAATTAAAATCAGTATTGATAAAACAATGGGCAAAACAGTTTTTCTTAATATATTTCTTCAGGAAAGACCAAGACTTAGTAAATTTTCATTCTCCGGCATTTCAAAAAGTGATGCCGATGATCTTCGCGAGAAAATAAAACTTGTAAAAGGTAATCAGGTAACAGAAAACATTATACTCAATGCAAAAAATTCGATAAAAGCTTTTTATATTGATAAAGGATTTTATAATGTAGATATTAACATCACTCAAAAAGATGATTCTACTTTAGCAAACCATGTTATATTATTTTTTGATATAAATAAAAAAGAAAAAGTTAAAATCAGTAATATTGAATTAATAGGTGAAGACATTGTTAAAGAAAAGAAACTGGCTAATAATGACAAAACCTCTTTAGAAAAACCAAAATTTCTAATATTTAGAACATCTGGAAATGTTGCACTTCGTTCTAAAATGAAAGAAACCAAAATAAAACATTGGTACAGGCTGTTTAAAACATCAAGATATATAGAAGATAAATACATTGAAGATAAAAAAGCCGTTATTGCAAAGCTTAACGAACATGGTTAC
The sequence above is drawn from the Bacteroidia bacterium genome and encodes:
- a CDS encoding outer membrane beta-barrel protein, producing MKNKILLLILLLIITIPVITSAQRWKRSRYEVIGGIGPSSFFGDLGGGNKDGVHFMGDIDMQATRYHLLLGMRYKLKEKVALKLNLIYGRIHGSDIYTESAQRSARNVTFSSGLFEPSVQFEYSILKERLGTRYTFKNLQRFKFVYVNTYVFVGFGGILFYPKPSLSNATSNQVKKYSHFNFVIPIGIGFKYAINRRASLGLEYGMRYTSTDYLDGHSDKYSKARDAYSFLTINVTYKLKTARSGLPKF
- a CDS encoding isoprenyl transferase, encoding MNYKELIDINKLPKHIAIIMDGNGRWAKKQGGIRIFGHQNGVKSVNDVVEASAELGIKFLTLYAFSTENWNRPKLEVDALMNLLVSTINNELKNLTKNNIRLLVIGNISQLPKNVRNKLIKTIETTSSNTGLTLVLALSYSSRWEINEAVINLAKDIKNNILQIDEINENLFKKYLSTSEIPDPELLIRTSGEYRISNFLLYQLAYTELYFTDTLWPDFTKDDYYKAINDYQSRERRFGMTSEQIIKQNAQKND
- the ppk1 gene encoding polyphosphate kinase 1 gives rise to the protein MKQSITPKEISWLSFNERVLQEAADTTNPLFERIKFLGIYSNNLDEFFRVRVATLKRITQLGAKATKILGYDPSSVLRKIQEIVITQQFYFDRTYRTILSELAKHKIVLINESQLNDKHKEFVQDYFLNKLRPYIMPVMIDQLDEIPPLEDDMVYLAISLRFEDKKKKSINSLIKIPSNVLPRFVVLPEIKNTKYLIFLDDIIRFGLPNIFYMFNPTEINAYTIKVTRDAELDITDDISESYINNVVRGLQKRKEGDPVRFIFDESMPSHLLKLLMKKMHFKHDDTIIPGERYHNFKDLLTLPDFGMKELSKNTFKPIQHPLIIPGKSIIESILKNDILLYFPYHSFNYFIDLLREASIDPKVKSIKITLYRLANNSNVISALINAARNGKQVTALLELQARFDEEANIKYGNILREEGVRVLYGVPGLKVHAKLCLIERTEGRESTYIACLGTGNFNESTARLYTDTMILTADKKITKEITKIIDFFNRTYQKEQFYHLFVSPFNTRQKLNKLITTEIENAQKGLPAYIHLKLNNLVDIEIINLLNQAAKAGVEIKLNIRGMFSLKTEHSSKIKAIGVVDNYLEHSRIFIFCNGGDEKYFISSADLMTRNIDRRIEIVCPIYSKNIQKQLRLIFDNCFKENVKARLLDDKLSNKLIEIKKNESPYRSQFELYKVLEQFHKTEATS
- a CDS encoding CBS domain-containing protein, with the protein product MHAKDLISDIVPALKTSDTGIQALNWMEIFRISHMPIVNNSEFLGLISDSDIFDLNMAEESIGNHKLSLFSPFVTENQHIYEVIEMVAQLKLTIIPVLNNNKEYIGLITLHDLLQGFAKVTAVDKHGAIIILEMNVNDYFLSEITQIVESENAKILSLYVYDSENSSKIEVTLKLNTNDATRILQSFNRYNYNVKASYMEDNDMTNLYQNRFDEFMRYLNI
- a CDS encoding NAD kinase; amino-acid sequence: MIKKIGLHGNHIHPNFSEYFLLLCNIITHNNIDVFVNQTFLENINDDYANQINAKGTFTCFYDLEPDLDLMICIGGDGTFLEAVSIVRTLSIPIVGINSGHLGFLTNISKNEIESSLNAIFSDNFIIETRTLLELSSESTIFPDFNFALNDLTIHKLDTSSMIAINASVNGEFLNCYRADGLIISTSTGSTAYSLSAGGPILVPNANCFVISPIAPHNLNARPIVVPDTSIIKLTIQSRTENCLISLDHRSIAIDSSAELTIKRADFNVKMLQCPQYNFFNTLRYKLMWGADPRN
- a CDS encoding outer membrane beta-barrel protein, encoding MRIILLISFLTTLSYLAFSQASSRWKRMRYEIYYGIGATNFLGELGGANRVGTNFVRDLEFKMTRPALSLGIRYRITETISNKTMLSYGWLHGDDKTTSEKFRANRNLNFKANIAEFSTQFEYSIIREKQGHRYNLRRVRGIKGFKTNTYFFLGIGGFFYNPKGKYVDGTWHSLQPLGTEGQGIVPTRKKYSRFSVCIPYGIGFKYGLNRRWNIGLEYGIRKTFTDYIDDVSTTYFDNTMVREYNGDISAYLADPSLGAVPGQTNAYQQRGDAKDKDSYMFMVINLTVKLYTTRQGMPKFR
- a CDS encoding pyridoxine 5'-phosphate synthase — protein: MTRLSVNINKIATLRNARGGNVPDVLKVALDCERFGAQGITVHPRPDQRHIRFSDVYILKENVKTEFNIEGYPSEEFIRMVINVKPDQVTLVPDPPDALTSNSGWDTVKNKSFLFDVIHRFKVAEIRTSIFVDTKPANIENALQTGTDRIELYTEPYAANYFLNKERAIAPFIEAAKIANKVGLGINAGHDLNLDNLKYFSNNVQNLKEVSIGHALISDALYFGLENTIKKYLQELE